Proteins encoded in a region of the Quercus lobata isolate SW786 chromosome 8, ValleyOak3.0 Primary Assembly, whole genome shotgun sequence genome:
- the LOC115954469 gene encoding N-acetyltransferase 9-like protein isoform X2, giving the protein MRLEGKKVIMVPYMEAHVPKYHEWMQHPALLQATASEPLTLQQEFRMQLTWTQDPNKQTFIVLDREMVVREFIHGDPHVGAMVGDVNLYMNNFDDPNMAEIEIMIAEPKSGLQGPIHPNSTLFSLRHLQRLNLALNDFHGSTISSKFGGFANMTHLNFTSSFVAVESLGIHIFRAKIGESNGASLTLFRKLGFEEASYSEIFKEVTLELQVTKPKHEELLHLLGNVVTHA; this is encoded by the exons atgAGATTGGAAGGAAAGAAGGTGATCATGGTACCATACATGGAGGCACACGTCCCAAAGTACCATGAGTGGATGCAACACCCGGCTCTCCTTCAAGCCACTGCCTCTGAGCCCCTCACCCTTCAACAGGAGTTCCGGATGCAGCTCACCTGGACCCAAGACCCTaaca AGCAGACTTTCATTGTATTGGATAGGGAGATGGTTGTTAGAGAGTTCATTCATGGAGATCCCCATGTTGGAG CCATGGTCGGTGATGTGAACTTATACATGAACAACTTCGATGATCCCAATATGGCAGAGATTGAGATAATGATAGCTGAACCCAAAAG TGGGCTTCAAGGTCCCATCCATCCCAATAGCACCCTTTTCTCTCTTCGCCATCTCCAGCGGCTCAACCTTGCTTTGAACGATTTCCATGGCTCCACAATTTCATCTAAGTTTGGTGGCTTTGCGAACATGACGCATCTCAACTTCACTTCGTCCTTCGTTGCTG TTGAGAGCTTAGGGATACACATCTTCCGTGCTAAAATTGGGGAATCAAATGGAGCATCTCTTACCTTGTTCCGGAAAttg GGATTTGAAGAGGCTTCTTATAGTGAAATCTTTAAAGAG GTGACTTTGGAGTTACAAGTAACAAAGCCCAAGCATGAGGAGCTCCTGCATTTGCTGGGTAATGTAGTTACTCATGCATAA
- the LOC115954469 gene encoding N-acetyltransferase 9-like protein isoform X5, with the protein MRLEGKKVIMVPYMEAHVPKYHEWMQHPALLQATASEPLTLQQEFRMQLTWTQDPNKQTFIVLDREMVVREFIHGDPHVGAMVGDVNLYMNNFDDPNMAEIEIMIAEPKSGLQGPIHPNSTLFSLRHLQRLNLALNDFHGSTISSKFGGFANMTHLNFTSSFVAVESLGIHIFRAKIGESNGASLTLFRKLVTLELQVTKPKHEELLHLLGNVVTHA; encoded by the exons atgAGATTGGAAGGAAAGAAGGTGATCATGGTACCATACATGGAGGCACACGTCCCAAAGTACCATGAGTGGATGCAACACCCGGCTCTCCTTCAAGCCACTGCCTCTGAGCCCCTCACCCTTCAACAGGAGTTCCGGATGCAGCTCACCTGGACCCAAGACCCTaaca AGCAGACTTTCATTGTATTGGATAGGGAGATGGTTGTTAGAGAGTTCATTCATGGAGATCCCCATGTTGGAG CCATGGTCGGTGATGTGAACTTATACATGAACAACTTCGATGATCCCAATATGGCAGAGATTGAGATAATGATAGCTGAACCCAAAAG TGGGCTTCAAGGTCCCATCCATCCCAATAGCACCCTTTTCTCTCTTCGCCATCTCCAGCGGCTCAACCTTGCTTTGAACGATTTCCATGGCTCCACAATTTCATCTAAGTTTGGTGGCTTTGCGAACATGACGCATCTCAACTTCACTTCGTCCTTCGTTGCTG TTGAGAGCTTAGGGATACACATCTTCCGTGCTAAAATTGGGGAATCAAATGGAGCATCTCTTACCTTGTTCCGGAAAttg GTGACTTTGGAGTTACAAGTAACAAAGCCCAAGCATGAGGAGCTCCTGCATTTGCTGGGTAATGTAGTTACTCATGCATAA
- the LOC115954473 gene encoding cytochrome b561 and DOMON domain-containing protein At5g47530-like isoform X2, translated as MALTSTPILIICIVISLVYISSAQTCSNYTFSTNQVFNSCIDLPVLQSHLHWNYIPSTRSIQIAYRATQTSTGWIAWAINPTGTSMIGSQAIVAFLNANGTMTAYTTPITSYNPSMKQAALSFRVSNISATYAKNEMTIFGVVGPLNNGTTVNHVWQAGSSVVNNIPQMHPTSGPNIQSTLQI; from the exons ATGGCATTGACCTCAACACCCATCCTGATAATTTGCATTGTCATCTCTCTAGTCTACATTTCCTCTGCTCAAACCTGCTCAAACTACACCTTTTCAACTAACCAAGTATTCAATTCCTGCATTGACCTTCCAGTATTACAGAGCCATCTGCACTGGAACTACATTCCATCCACCAGAAGCATTCAGATTGCTTACAGAGCAACTCAAACTTCTACAGGATGGATTGCATGGGCAATCAATCCAACTGGAACAAGCATGATTGGATCGCAGGCTATTGTTGCTTTTCTCAATGCTAATGGGACTATGACAGCTTATACAACACCAATAACCAGTTACAACCCTTCAATGAAACAAGCAGCCCTTAGCTTTCGGGTTTCAAACATCTCAGCAACATATGCCAAAAATGAAATGACTATTTTTGGTGTTGTGGGCCCACTAAACAATGGAACAACTGTTAATCACGTCTGGCAAGCTGGAAGTTCAGTTGTAAACAATATCCCTCAGATGCATCCAACATCAGGCCCCAACATTCAATCG ACTCTGCAGATATAA
- the LOC115954469 gene encoding N-acetyltransferase 9-like protein isoform X4 has protein sequence MRLEGKKVIMVPYMEAHVPKYHEWMQHPALLQATASEPLTLQQEFRMQLTWTQDPNKQTFIVLDREMVVREFIHGDPHVGAMVGDVNLYMNNFDDPNMAEIEIMIAEPKSGLQGPIHPNSTLFSLRHLQRLNLALNDFHGSTISSKFGGFANMTHLNFTSSFVAVESLGIHIFRAKIGESNGASLTLFRKLGFEEASYSEIFKEIEEEENSMGKKIVQTG, from the exons atgAGATTGGAAGGAAAGAAGGTGATCATGGTACCATACATGGAGGCACACGTCCCAAAGTACCATGAGTGGATGCAACACCCGGCTCTCCTTCAAGCCACTGCCTCTGAGCCCCTCACCCTTCAACAGGAGTTCCGGATGCAGCTCACCTGGACCCAAGACCCTaaca AGCAGACTTTCATTGTATTGGATAGGGAGATGGTTGTTAGAGAGTTCATTCATGGAGATCCCCATGTTGGAG CCATGGTCGGTGATGTGAACTTATACATGAACAACTTCGATGATCCCAATATGGCAGAGATTGAGATAATGATAGCTGAACCCAAAAG TGGGCTTCAAGGTCCCATCCATCCCAATAGCACCCTTTTCTCTCTTCGCCATCTCCAGCGGCTCAACCTTGCTTTGAACGATTTCCATGGCTCCACAATTTCATCTAAGTTTGGTGGCTTTGCGAACATGACGCATCTCAACTTCACTTCGTCCTTCGTTGCTG TTGAGAGCTTAGGGATACACATCTTCCGTGCTAAAATTGGGGAATCAAATGGAGCATCTCTTACCTTGTTCCGGAAAttg GGATTTGAAGAGGCTTCTTATAGTGAAATCTTTAAAGAG atagaagaagaggaaaattctatgggaaaaaaaattgtccaaactGGTTGA
- the LOC115954474 gene encoding uncharacterized protein LOC115954474, producing the protein MTGLGLLLLYGMLALAQVVVVAVDMSENYLLSNQLKYSQPGLVVLPNSSILFTNIAKPTALVQCKKCSQHQTDINPKYMCTNSYVGKNKGNFVQTNGQHREIFGSSGSGGS; encoded by the exons ATGACAGGTCTTGGGCTTCTGCTTCTCTATGGGATGTTAGCTTTGGCTCAAG TGGTAGTGGTGGCAGTTGATATGAGTGAAAACTATCTTCTTTCGAACCAACTGAAGTACAGTCAGCCCGGTCTGGTTGTCCTTCCTAACAGTTCAATATTGTTCACAAATATTGCAAAACCAACAGCACTGGTTCAGTGCAAAAAATGCTCTCAACACCAAACCGATATCAACCCTAAGTACATGTGTACCAATTCATATGTAGGCAAGAACAAGGGAAATTTTGTTCAAACAAATGGCCAGCATAGGGAAATTTTTGGCTCAAG TGGTAGTGGTGGCAGTTGA
- the LOC115954473 gene encoding cytochrome b561 and DOMON domain-containing protein At5g47530-like isoform X1 translates to MALTSTPILIICIVISLVYISSAQTCSNYTFSTNQVFNSCIDLPVLQSHLHWNYIPSTRSIQIAYRATQTSTGWIAWAINPTGTSMIGSQAIVAFLNANGTMTAYTTPITSYNPSMKQAALSFRVSNISATYAKNEMTIFGVVGPLNNGTTVNHVWQAGSSVVNNIPQMHPTSGPNIQSVKEFIKFTANPKEN, encoded by the exons ATGGCATTGACCTCAACACCCATCCTGATAATTTGCATTGTCATCTCTCTAGTCTACATTTCCTCTGCTCAAACCTGCTCAAACTACACCTTTTCAACTAACCAAGTATTCAATTCCTGCATTGACCTTCCAGTATTACAGAGCCATCTGCACTGGAACTACATTCCATCCACCAGAAGCATTCAGATTGCTTACAGAGCAACTCAAACTTCTACAGGATGGATTGCATGGGCAATCAATCCAACTGGAACAAGCATGATTGGATCGCAGGCTATTGTTGCTTTTCTCAATGCTAATGGGACTATGACAGCTTATACAACACCAATAACCAGTTACAACCCTTCAATGAAACAAGCAGCCCTTAGCTTTCGGGTTTCAAACATCTCAGCAACATATGCCAAAAATGAAATGACTATTTTTGGTGTTGTGGGCCCACTAAACAATGGAACAACTGTTAATCACGTCTGGCAAGCTGGAAGTTCAGTTGTAAACAATATCCCTCAGATGCATCCAACATCAGGCCCCAACATTCAATCG gtaaagGAGTTTATAAAGTTCACAGccaatccaaaagaaaattga
- the LOC115954469 gene encoding receptor-like protein 9DC3 isoform X3, with amino-acid sequence MVVREFIHGDPHVGAMVGDVNLYMNNFDDPNMAEIEIMIAEPKSGLQGPIHPNSTLFSLRHLQRLNLALNDFHGSTISSKFGGFANMTHLNFTSSFVAGNFPSEISHSSKLVSLDLSWNFDMRIETPSLKRLVQNLTHLTELVLDYVDMSSVPPNSFMNLSSSLTSLRLSDCGLKGSPNLCSNRLFKSPNLSTRKRFRNSLYKVFFVVNKTHRVLEFNKIRAIYFKL; translated from the exons ATGGTTGTTAGAGAGTTCATTCATGGAGATCCCCATGTTGGAG CCATGGTCGGTGATGTGAACTTATACATGAACAACTTCGATGATCCCAATATGGCAGAGATTGAGATAATGATAGCTGAACCCAAAAG TGGGCTTCAAGGTCCCATCCATCCCAATAGCACCCTTTTCTCTCTTCGCCATCTCCAGCGGCTCAACCTTGCTTTGAACGATTTCCATGGCTCCACAATTTCATCTAAGTTTGGTGGCTTTGCGAACATGACGCATCTCAACTTCACTTCGTCCTTCGTTGCTGGTAATTTCCCATCCGAAATCTCCCACTCATCCAAACTGGTCTCACTTGATCTCTCTTGGAATTTTGACATGAGAATTGAAACGCCTAGTTTGAAAAGGCTTGTTCAAAACCTAACCCATTTAACTGAACTTGTTTTGGATTATGTTGACATGTCTTCTGTTCCACCTAATTCTTTCATGAATTTGTCTTCCTCTTTGACATCTCTTAGACTTTCTGATTGTGGATTGAAAGGGAGTCCTAATCTTTGTAGTAATAGGTTATTTAAGTCTCCTAATCTTTCGACCAGAAAAAGGTTTAGAAATAGCCTGTATAAAGTCTTTTTTGTAGTCAATAAGACTCATAGAGttcttgaatttaataaaattcgAGCAATATATTTTAAGCTATGA
- the LOC115954469 gene encoding N-acetyltransferase 9-like protein isoform X6 encodes MRLEGKKVIMVPYMEAHVPKYHEWMQHPALLQATASEPLTLQQEFRMQLTWTQDPNKQTFIVLDREMVVREFIHGDPHVGAMVGDVNLYMNNFDDPNMAEIEIMIAEPKSFRWRLRYWAQDPSVESLGIHIFRAKIGESNGASLTLFRKLGFEEASYSEIFKEVTLELQVTKPKHEELLHLLGNVVTHA; translated from the exons atgAGATTGGAAGGAAAGAAGGTGATCATGGTACCATACATGGAGGCACACGTCCCAAAGTACCATGAGTGGATGCAACACCCGGCTCTCCTTCAAGCCACTGCCTCTGAGCCCCTCACCCTTCAACAGGAGTTCCGGATGCAGCTCACCTGGACCCAAGACCCTaaca AGCAGACTTTCATTGTATTGGATAGGGAGATGGTTGTTAGAGAGTTCATTCATGGAGATCCCCATGTTGGAG CCATGGTCGGTGATGTGAACTTATACATGAACAACTTCGATGATCCCAATATGGCAGAGATTGAGATAATGATAGCTGAACCCAAAAG TTTTAGGTGGAGGCTGAGGTATTGGGCTCAAGACCCATCAg TTGAGAGCTTAGGGATACACATCTTCCGTGCTAAAATTGGGGAATCAAATGGAGCATCTCTTACCTTGTTCCGGAAAttg GGATTTGAAGAGGCTTCTTATAGTGAAATCTTTAAAGAG GTGACTTTGGAGTTACAAGTAACAAAGCCCAAGCATGAGGAGCTCCTGCATTTGCTGGGTAATGTAGTTACTCATGCATAA
- the LOC115954469 gene encoding receptor-like protein 9DC3 isoform X1: protein MRLEGKKVIMVPYMEAHVPKYHEWMQHPALLQATASEPLTLQQEFRMQLTWTQDPNKQTFIVLDREMVVREFIHGDPHVGAMVGDVNLYMNNFDDPNMAEIEIMIAEPKSGLQGPIHPNSTLFSLRHLQRLNLALNDFHGSTISSKFGGFANMTHLNFTSSFVAGNFPSEISHSSKLVSLDLSWNFDMRIETPSLKRLVQNLTHLTELVLDYVDMSSVPPNSFMNLSSSLTSLRLSDCGLKGSPNLCSNRLFKSPNLSTRKRFRNSLYKVFFVVNKTHRVLEFNKIRAIYFKL from the exons atgAGATTGGAAGGAAAGAAGGTGATCATGGTACCATACATGGAGGCACACGTCCCAAAGTACCATGAGTGGATGCAACACCCGGCTCTCCTTCAAGCCACTGCCTCTGAGCCCCTCACCCTTCAACAGGAGTTCCGGATGCAGCTCACCTGGACCCAAGACCCTaaca AGCAGACTTTCATTGTATTGGATAGGGAGATGGTTGTTAGAGAGTTCATTCATGGAGATCCCCATGTTGGAG CCATGGTCGGTGATGTGAACTTATACATGAACAACTTCGATGATCCCAATATGGCAGAGATTGAGATAATGATAGCTGAACCCAAAAG TGGGCTTCAAGGTCCCATCCATCCCAATAGCACCCTTTTCTCTCTTCGCCATCTCCAGCGGCTCAACCTTGCTTTGAACGATTTCCATGGCTCCACAATTTCATCTAAGTTTGGTGGCTTTGCGAACATGACGCATCTCAACTTCACTTCGTCCTTCGTTGCTGGTAATTTCCCATCCGAAATCTCCCACTCATCCAAACTGGTCTCACTTGATCTCTCTTGGAATTTTGACATGAGAATTGAAACGCCTAGTTTGAAAAGGCTTGTTCAAAACCTAACCCATTTAACTGAACTTGTTTTGGATTATGTTGACATGTCTTCTGTTCCACCTAATTCTTTCATGAATTTGTCTTCCTCTTTGACATCTCTTAGACTTTCTGATTGTGGATTGAAAGGGAGTCCTAATCTTTGTAGTAATAGGTTATTTAAGTCTCCTAATCTTTCGACCAGAAAAAGGTTTAGAAATAGCCTGTATAAAGTCTTTTTTGTAGTCAATAAGACTCATAGAGttcttgaatttaataaaattcgAGCAATATATTTTAAGCTATGA